The following DNA comes from Frankia casuarinae.
GGAAACCGACGAGAAGACTCCAGAAGTGCAGCTTCCCCAACTTCTCGTTCAGGAACCTTCCCGTCACCTTGGGGAACCAGAAGTACACACCGGCGAACGCGGAGAAGACGATTGTCCCGAACAGGACATAGTGCAGATGACCCACGACGTAATAGCTGTCGGTGACGTGAAAGTCGATGGGTGGGCTGGCCAGGGTGACCCCGGTCAGCCCACCGAACAGGAAGGTGATAAGGAATCCGATCGAGAACAGCATTGGCGTGTTCAGGATGATCGTTCCGCGCCACATGGTGCCGATCCAGTTGAAGAACTTCACCCCGGTCGGGACGGCGATCAGAAAGGACAGCAGAGAGAAGAACGGCAGCAGCACGGCACCGGTCGCGAACATGTGGTGCGCCCACACCGCCATCGACAGCGCGCCGATTCCCACGGTCGCGAAGACCAACCCCCGGTACCCGAAAATCGGTTTACGGCTGAACACCGGCAGGATCTCCGTGACGATGCCGAAGAAGGGCAGCGCGACGATGTAGACCTCGGGATGACCGAAGAACCAGAAAAGGTGCTGCCAGAGGATCGCTCCTCCGTTGCTCGCGTCGTACACGTGGGCGCCGAACCGGCGATCGGCCTCCAGCGCCAGCAGGGCCGCGGTGAGTACCGGGAACGCGAGCAGCGCCAGCACCGACGTAATCAGCACGTTCCAGGTGAAGATCGGCATTCGGAACAGGAGCATGCCCGGCGCGCGCAGCGTGATGATCGTGGTGATGAAGTTGACGCTCGCCAGCACGGTGCTCAGCCCGGACATCACCAGGCCCACCGCCCACAGATCACCGCCGAGGTGCGGCGAGTACTGCGCCGAGGTCAACGGGGAGTACGCGAACCAGCCGAAGTCCGCCGCCCCGCCCCGGGTCAGGAACCCGGAGACGACGATCAGACCGCCGACCAGATACAGC
Coding sequences within:
- the ctaD gene encoding aa3-type cytochrome oxidase subunit I, whose amino-acid sequence is MTVEVRPFPPSVGEQRGEPPTALDILGTTDHKSIGLMYLVTSFGFFLFAGILAMLMRGELARPGLQIVSNERYNQFFTIHGTVMMLLFATPLFSAFANYLVPLQIGAPDIAFPRLNALGYWLYLVGGLIVVSGFLTRGGAADFGWFAYSPLTSAQYSPHLGGDLWAVGLVMSGLSTVLASVNFITTIITLRAPGMLLFRMPIFTWNVLITSVLALLAFPVLTAALLALEADRRFGAHVYDASNGGAILWQHLFWFFGHPEVYIVALPFFGIVTEILPVFSRKPIFGYRGLVFATVGIGALSMAVWAHHMFATGAVLLPFFSLLSFLIAVPTGVKFFNWIGTMWRGTIILNTPMLFSIGFLITFLFGGLTGVTLASPPIDFHVTDSYYVVGHLHYVLFGTIVFSAFAGVYFWFPKVTGRFLNEKLGKLHFWSLLVGFHVTFLPMHWLGVRGMPRRVADYLPTDGFTTLNTIESAGSFLLGLSTLPFLYNVWRSLRHGDPATSGDAWGYGNSLEWATSCPPPKHNFHQIPRIRSERPAFDLNHPRQGPEGREGRQRQPRRVDQRHRRELASVEGETASRRDTAVDPDAAG